The sequence below is a genomic window from Deltaproteobacteria bacterium GWC2_55_46.
ATTTCGCGTTGATCAGGAGGGAGAAGGATGCTGGACAATAATATGAAGATCCTCGTAGTGGACGATTTTTCCACGATGAGGAGGATAATAAAGAATATCCTCCGCGAGATCGGCTACAACAACGTGGACGAGGCGGACGACGGGACCACGGCGCTGGAGAAGCTGAGGACAGGCAAGTTCGATTTCGTCGTCACGGACTGGAACATGCCGAATATGCCGGGGATAGATCTCCTGAAGCACATCAGGCAGGACGATTCTCTCAAGAACACGCCGGTCCTTATGGTCACGGCGGAGTCTGCAAAAGAGAACGTCGTCACGGCCGTACAGGCCGGAGTAAACAACTATATAGTCAAGCCGTTTACCGCTGCGGCCCTCAAGGAGAGGATCGACCTCATCCTGCAGAAGGTAAACCAGTAGCAGCACGGAAGCCGCGGACGCGTTACTAAAAAAGATTTTTCGGGAGGGGATAAGATGAGCCGACAGGACTGGGGTGTAGTGATGAATAAGATACGCGAGGAGCTCTCGGGCCTCGCTAAGTTCATAGACAAGACAAGGAACGGGCTTGATACGATAGAGACGACCGTAAAGATGGGGGCCGAGCAGTTCCCGGAGGCTTCCAGCCAGCTCTCCGACGTTACCGGCGACCTTGAGAACGCCGCGAACAAGATAAT
It includes:
- a CDS encoding histidine kinase, encoding MDNNMKILVVDDFSTMRRIIKNILREIGYNNVDEADDGTTALEKLRTGKFDFVVTDWNMPNMPGIDLLKHIRQDDSLKNTPVLMVTAESAKENVVTAVQAGVNNYIVKPFTAAALKERIDLILQKVNQ